One window of Thiomicrorhabdus lithotrophica genomic DNA carries:
- the hisH gene encoding imidazole glycerol phosphate synthase subunit HisH: MDQKLVAVIDYGMGNLRSVSKAAEHVAPDNTRILVTHNPDDIAAADAVIFPGQGAAKACMAALQETGMIHPVQAAAKEKPFLGICMGLQVLMQHSDENDGVNCLNIIPGNVKHFEFEDNTILKTPHMGWNQINQTQEHALWHNIPQDSRFYFVHSYYVQPDNQDIITGLTTHGTTFPSVLSHKNLFAIQAHPEKSADHGLQLFKNFLQWNGQ; this comes from the coding sequence ATGGATCAGAAGTTAGTTGCTGTTATTGATTACGGCATGGGAAATTTACGCTCTGTTTCCAAGGCCGCCGAACATGTTGCGCCTGATAACACCCGTATTTTAGTGACCCACAACCCTGATGATATTGCAGCAGCCGATGCAGTAATTTTTCCAGGACAAGGGGCAGCAAAAGCTTGCATGGCAGCTTTACAAGAAACAGGCATGATTCATCCAGTTCAAGCAGCAGCTAAAGAAAAACCTTTTCTAGGCATTTGCATGGGACTTCAAGTCCTTATGCAGCACAGTGATGAAAATGACGGGGTAAACTGCCTAAACATTATCCCTGGAAACGTTAAACACTTTGAGTTTGAAGATAACACCATACTCAAAACACCTCACATGGGTTGGAATCAAATCAACCAAACCCAAGAACACGCTCTATGGCACAACATCCCACAGGACAGTCGTTTTTATTTTGTACACAGTTATTATGTGCAACCTGATAACCAAGACATCATTACAGGCCTGACAACTCACGGAACAACCTTTCCATCAGTTTTAAGCCATAAAAATTTATTTGCAATTCAAGCCCACCCTGAAAAAAGTGCTGATCACGGTCTACAACTATTTAAAAACTTTTTACAGTGGAACGGTCAATAA
- a CDS encoding phosphoribosyl-ATP diphosphatase, translated as MSDILKQIDDVLEARKSDSPDSSYVASLYDKGIEKILKKVAEESAETVMAAKDLEHSNGAKKDQEHLVYEIADLWFHTMVLLASQNLSSNDVTTELQRRFGLSGHDEKASRSE; from the coding sequence ATGAGCGACATTCTAAAACAAATCGATGACGTACTTGAGGCCAGAAAATCTGACTCGCCTGATAGCTCATACGTGGCAAGCTTATATGACAAAGGCATCGAAAAAATCCTTAAAAAAGTGGCTGAAGAATCAGCTGAAACCGTTATGGCAGCTAAAGACCTTGAGCATAGCAATGGGGCAAAAAAAGACCAAGAACACCTCGTATATGAAATCGCAGACTTGTGGTTTCACACTATGGTATTATTAGCATCTCAAAACCTGTCGAGCAACGATGTTACTACAGAACTGCAACGAAGATTTGGCCTATCAGGACATGATGAGAAAGCCAGTCGTAGCGAATAA
- the ccoP gene encoding cytochrome-c oxidase, cbb3-type subunit III translates to MAHHNPWPDEGNTGHIWDEDIRELDNPPPLWWMLSFYAGFIMIVFYTLYYPTIPLTDELGGHTEGMAGWTQVNEYHEDYTVLKNWRVAKFADKEEKLASMSVTEIMADEELKSYAVATSKVLYGDYCAACHATGGAGNPNFPVLADDDWLWGGSVKQIEASLIQGRIGNMPAKGMMGNLTDQEIEDVTDYVIALSEGKGGDAAYAAGKAVYTKGMCLACHGPAGKPLAPAGAANLTDQVWRFSSDRDTVKNVIAYGVNVKKNGEYIKGTQKAVMPSFKERLPNADVNIKRLAVYVHSLGGGQ, encoded by the coding sequence ATGGCACATCATAATCCATGGCCAGATGAAGGTAACACTGGTCATATTTGGGATGAAGATATCCGCGAACTAGATAACCCACCGCCGCTTTGGTGGATGCTATCTTTCTATGCTGGTTTTATCATGATTGTTTTCTACACGCTTTACTACCCAACCATTCCATTAACGGATGAGTTAGGTGGGCACACAGAAGGTATGGCTGGTTGGACTCAGGTTAATGAATACCACGAAGATTACACTGTACTTAAGAACTGGCGTGTTGCGAAGTTTGCAGATAAAGAAGAGAAGCTAGCTTCTATGTCTGTAACAGAAATTATGGCTGATGAAGAGCTTAAATCATACGCTGTTGCTACATCAAAAGTTTTATATGGTGATTATTGTGCAGCATGTCACGCTACTGGTGGTGCTGGTAACCCTAACTTCCCAGTTCTAGCGGATGATGATTGGCTTTGGGGTGGTTCAGTTAAGCAAATTGAAGCGTCTTTGATTCAAGGTCGAATTGGTAACATGCCTGCTAAAGGTATGATGGGTAACTTAACAGATCAAGAAATTGAAGATGTAACTGATTATGTAATCGCTCTATCAGAAGGTAAAGGTGGTGATGCTGCTTATGCTGCAGGTAAAGCTGTTTACACTAAAGGTATGTGTCTTGCATGTCACGGTCCAGCTGGTAAGCCTTTGGCGCCTGCAGGTGCAGCAAATTTAACTGACCAGGTATGGCGTTTCTCATCTGACCGTGACACGGTTAAGAATGTGATTGCATACGGTGTTAATGTTAAGAAAAATGGTGAGTATATTAAAGGTACTCAGAAAGCTGTAATGCCTTCATTTAAAGAACGTTTGCCTAATGCAGACGTAAATATTAAGCGATTAGCTGTATATGTGCACTCTTTAGGTGGTGGTCAGTAA
- the tatA gene encoding Sec-independent protein translocase subunit TatA — MGISIWQLLIILAIVLVLFGAKRLKNVGSDLGGAIKGFKSAVKEEENKTAEDEKKLEQKDGDNVFDVAAEEKKPEEKKDKA; from the coding sequence ATGGGCATTAGCATTTGGCAATTACTTATTATCCTTGCAATCGTATTAGTATTATTCGGAGCAAAACGTTTGAAGAACGTTGGTAGCGACCTTGGTGGCGCAATCAAAGGGTTCAAGTCAGCCGTTAAAGAAGAAGAAAACAAAACAGCTGAAGATGAAAAGAAGCTGGAACAGAAAGACGGTGATAACGTATTTGATGTTGCCGCTGAAGAAAAGAAACCAGAAGAGAAAAAAGACAAAGCTTAA
- the hisA gene encoding 1-(5-phosphoribosyl)-5-[(5-phosphoribosylamino)methylideneamino]imidazole-4-carboxamide isomerase, whose protein sequence is MLLIPAIDLKDGECVRLRQGIMEDATVFSGDIVAMAERWVNQDARRLHMVDLNGAFDGKPVNGEAVYQVRQAFPDLPIQIGGGIRDLQTIEAYLNAGVSYCIIGTKAVHNPEFVAEACKAFPGHIMVGLDAKDGMVAINGWAEVTDHEVTQLGQQFENDGVEAIIYTDIGRDGMMQGVNIEATQALAKALSIPIIASGGITNLDDIRKLAEIEADGVTGAITGRAIYEGTLDFKEGQNLSDQLAPRK, encoded by the coding sequence ATGTTATTAATTCCAGCTATCGATTTAAAAGATGGTGAATGCGTCCGCCTTCGTCAAGGTATTATGGAAGACGCTACAGTTTTTTCTGGCGACATCGTTGCCATGGCCGAAAGATGGGTCAATCAAGATGCACGCCGCCTACATATGGTCGACCTAAATGGCGCATTTGATGGCAAACCCGTTAATGGTGAAGCCGTCTACCAAGTTCGCCAAGCATTTCCTGACCTGCCAATTCAGATTGGTGGCGGTATTCGTGATTTACAAACCATCGAAGCCTATTTAAATGCAGGTGTTAGCTACTGCATCATAGGTACTAAAGCCGTTCATAATCCTGAATTTGTTGCCGAAGCTTGTAAAGCATTCCCAGGACACATCATGGTTGGCTTAGATGCTAAAGACGGCATGGTTGCAATCAACGGCTGGGCAGAAGTCACTGACCATGAAGTCACTCAACTAGGACAACAGTTTGAAAACGATGGGGTTGAAGCCATCATCTATACAGACATTGGCCGAGATGGCATGATGCAAGGTGTCAACATTGAAGCGACTCAAGCTTTGGCAAAAGCGTTAAGCATTCCAATTATAGCTTCTGGTGGTATCACCAACCTAGATGACATCCGCAAACTTGCAGAAATTGAAGCTGATGGTGTAACAGGTGCAATAACTGGCCGTGCAATTTACGAAGGCACTCTAGACTTTAAAGAAGGCCAAAACCTTTCAGATCAACTTGCGCCACGTAAATAA
- the ccoN gene encoding cytochrome-c oxidase, cbb3-type subunit I, which produces MDTTAKPQYDNGVVKYLTVGAVVFLVLGTLMGTYAAAQLAWPALNFDIAEITFARLRVMHTNTVIFAFGGMTLMATAFYTVQRTNGVKLWSNGLAWTTAILFTIGLLAVVVTLALGMTTGKEYHEQEWPLAIAIALVWTLYTFNFVMTIASRNKDTHPSVYVSNWFFMGMMIAITYLYVVNGLAIPVSLFRSYSLFAGVQDAMIQWWWGHNAVGFFLTAGFLAIMYYFVPKQAQRPIYSYRLSVIHFWALMFGYVWLGAHHLQYTALPDWTGSLGAVISLAMIIPSWGGALNGMLTLSGAWDRLRTDYILRFLIISLAFYAMSTFEGPVMAAKTVNALSHYTDWTVGHVHSGALGWVAMVSIGAIYHMVMKLWNTEMYSMQLINFHFWLATIGTVFYIVAMWVSGIMQGLMWRAYDEYGTLAYTFAESVSAMHPYYAMRAFGGLLFFTGAAIMLYNIVMTIRMANAKATTSVEAHA; this is translated from the coding sequence ATGGATACTACAGCAAAACCACAATATGATAATGGCGTGGTTAAGTATTTAACGGTAGGTGCAGTTGTGTTTTTGGTGCTAGGTACTTTGATGGGTACTTATGCTGCTGCACAGCTTGCTTGGCCTGCGTTAAATTTTGATATCGCTGAAATCACCTTCGCACGTTTACGTGTAATGCATACGAATACAGTTATCTTTGCATTTGGTGGAATGACGCTAATGGCGACAGCGTTTTATACGGTTCAACGAACGAATGGTGTAAAACTTTGGAGTAACGGTCTAGCTTGGACAACAGCTATTTTATTTACAATTGGTCTATTAGCGGTAGTGGTAACACTAGCATTAGGTATGACTACTGGTAAAGAGTATCACGAGCAAGAGTGGCCTTTAGCAATTGCTATCGCACTTGTTTGGACGTTGTATACATTCAACTTCGTAATGACAATCGCTTCACGTAACAAGGACACTCACCCGAGTGTGTATGTTTCTAACTGGTTCTTCATGGGTATGATGATTGCAATCACATATCTATATGTTGTAAACGGTTTAGCTATTCCAGTTTCATTGTTCCGTTCTTACTCGCTATTTGCTGGTGTACAAGATGCAATGATTCAATGGTGGTGGGGTCATAACGCTGTAGGTTTCTTCTTAACAGCTGGATTCCTTGCAATTATGTATTACTTTGTACCTAAGCAAGCACAACGTCCGATTTATTCGTACCGTTTATCTGTAATTCACTTCTGGGCATTAATGTTCGGTTATGTATGGTTAGGTGCTCACCACCTTCAGTACACAGCACTTCCAGATTGGACAGGTTCTTTAGGTGCGGTAATTTCTTTAGCGATGATCATTCCTTCATGGGGTGGAGCGTTAAACGGAATGCTAACGCTTTCAGGTGCATGGGATAGACTTCGTACAGATTACATCTTACGTTTCTTGATTATCTCTTTAGCGTTCTATGCAATGTCTACATTCGAAGGGCCTGTAATGGCTGCTAAAACTGTAAATGCTTTATCTCACTATACTGACTGGACGGTTGGTCACGTTCACTCTGGTGCGTTAGGTTGGGTAGCTATGGTTTCGATTGGAGCGATTTACCATATGGTAATGAAACTATGGAATACTGAGATGTACTCAATGCAGTTGATTAACTTCCATTTCTGGTTAGCAACTATTGGTACAGTATTCTACATCGTAGCAATGTGGGTATCAGGTATCATGCAAGGTCTAATGTGGCGTGCTTATGATGAGTACGGTACGCTTGCATATACTTTTGCTGAATCAGTTTCAGCTATGCACCCTTACTATGCTATGCGTGCATTCGGTGGACTATTATTCTTCACTGGTGCAGCTATTATGCTTTACAACATTGTTATGACAATTCGTATGGCAAATGCTAAAGCAACAACATCTGTTGAAGCTCACGCGTAA
- the hisF gene encoding imidazole glycerol phosphate synthase subunit HisF: MSLAKRIIPCLDVDDGRVVKGVQFVDIRDAGDPVEVAKRYDQQGADEITFLDITATAHERDTTVHMVEEVASQVFIPLTVGGGIRSVEDIRTMLNAGADKVAINSAAIFNPAFVKEACDAFGSQCIVVAIDAKKVSEDGEDNRWEIFTHGGRKETGIDAVDWARRMACLGAGELLVTSMDRDGTKIGFDLELTRAISDSVSIPVIASGGVGELSHLAKGITEGHAEAVLAASIFHFGEHTVEEAKLAMQKEGIEVRL, translated from the coding sequence ATGAGTCTTGCAAAACGCATTATTCCTTGTTTAGACGTTGACGACGGACGAGTTGTCAAAGGCGTACAGTTTGTAGACATCCGAGATGCAGGAGATCCTGTAGAAGTCGCTAAACGTTATGATCAACAAGGCGCAGACGAAATAACTTTTTTGGACATAACCGCCACAGCTCACGAACGTGACACGACAGTACACATGGTTGAAGAAGTTGCTAGCCAAGTATTTATCCCACTAACTGTTGGTGGCGGTATTCGAAGCGTAGAAGATATTCGTACTATGCTTAACGCAGGTGCAGATAAAGTCGCCATCAACTCGGCGGCGATTTTTAACCCTGCATTTGTTAAAGAAGCCTGCGACGCTTTTGGATCACAATGCATTGTGGTCGCTATCGATGCTAAAAAAGTCAGTGAAGACGGCGAAGACAACAGGTGGGAAATTTTTACCCACGGTGGCCGAAAAGAAACTGGAATTGATGCAGTTGACTGGGCTAGACGTATGGCATGTTTAGGTGCTGGTGAGCTTTTAGTGACAAGCATGGATCGTGACGGCACCAAAATCGGTTTTGACCTTGAGCTAACTCGAGCTATTTCTGATAGCGTTTCCATTCCGGTTATCGCCTCTGGCGGTGTTGGAGAACTCTCCCATCTGGCCAAAGGTATCACTGAAGGCCACGCCGAAGCTGTTCTAGCCGCAAGTATTTTTCACTTCGGTGAACACACTGTTGAAGAAGCTAAACTAGCAATGCAAAAAGAAGGTATTGAGGTTCGACTATGA
- the ccoO gene encoding cytochrome-c oxidase, cbb3-type subunit II gives MSDNQEPKNLQEKLEKNIFALFLATALAVSIAGIVEIIPLFYLKSAVDYTEQTDKYGNVKNEKFPELVWERTFTEDANGKLVSDKALYKQDKNGKWVLADWKAGDGVRPYTPLELAGRDLYLREGCYICHSQMIRPFRDERERYGHFSLATESMYDHPMQWGSKRTGPDLARLGGKYSDEWQVLHLLRPQDMVPESVMPAYPWLAENPVSKDFFGTKRDMSKRLSVMRTLGVPYTDEEIENANAAIEGYTEMDAMVAYLQVLGTMVKLDDSKVYRR, from the coding sequence ATGTCAGATAATCAAGAACCAAAAAATTTGCAGGAAAAGTTAGAAAAGAATATTTTCGCTCTATTCCTCGCAACAGCACTAGCAGTTTCTATTGCTGGTATTGTTGAAATCATTCCACTGTTTTATCTCAAATCTGCTGTTGATTACACAGAACAAACAGATAAATACGGCAATGTTAAGAATGAAAAGTTTCCAGAGTTAGTTTGGGAACGTACATTTACAGAAGACGCTAATGGTAAGTTAGTTTCTGACAAAGCACTTTATAAGCAAGATAAGAATGGTAAGTGGGTTTTAGCAGACTGGAAAGCGGGCGACGGTGTTCGTCCTTATACTCCGCTAGAACTAGCAGGTCGTGATTTATATCTTCGCGAAGGTTGCTATATTTGTCACTCTCAAATGATTCGTCCATTCCGTGATGAACGTGAACGTTATGGTCACTTCTCGTTAGCGACTGAATCTATGTATGATCACCCAATGCAATGGGGTTCAAAACGTACAGGTCCTGATCTAGCTCGTCTAGGTGGTAAGTATTCTGATGAATGGCAAGTTCTTCACTTGTTACGTCCACAGGATATGGTTCCAGAATCAGTTATGCCAGCATACCCTTGGTTAGCTGAGAACCCTGTATCTAAAGATTTCTTTGGAACTAAGCGTGATATGTCTAAACGTTTATCAGTTATGCGTACTTTAGGCGTTCCATATACAGACGAAGAAATTGAAAATGCTAATGCGGCTATTGAGGGTTATACCGAGATGGATGCAATGGTTGCTTACTTACAAGTTTTAGGAACGATGGTTAAGCTGGATGACAGCAAAGTATACCGTCGCTAA
- a CDS encoding histidine triad nucleotide-binding protein, with protein MSNEQKTLFSKIIDREIPAEIVHEDEKCIVINDINPKAKVHLLVIPKKPIPTLFDLTPEDKDCMGHMMLLLPQLAQSQGLEGFKTQINTGVTGGQEVFHIHVHLMGNK; from the coding sequence ATGAGTAATGAACAAAAAACTCTATTTAGTAAAATCATCGACCGTGAAATACCTGCTGAAATCGTACATGAAGATGAAAAGTGCATCGTCATAAACGACATCAATCCAAAAGCAAAAGTTCACCTTCTCGTAATCCCTAAAAAACCGATTCCAACACTTTTCGACTTAACACCCGAAGATAAAGATTGTATGGGCCACATGATGCTACTTTTACCTCAACTAGCGCAATCTCAAGGTTTAGAAGGGTTCAAAACCCAAATTAATACTGGTGTAACGGGCGGACAAGAAGTCTTTCATATTCATGTTCACTTAATGGGTAACAAATAA
- the tatB gene encoding Sec-independent protein translocase protein TatB: MFDIGFLELMVILVIALLVIGPERMPEVARKIGTFMGKMRRFINSVKEEGQVQDTLREIKQSMDIEEEKKQMDNISKELEQGLNFGDVNLDDFQRPTFGGEAPPESGSSQFNKAPSQPSSPTKPVEQAEQQATNKTPIEPLAVSSETPESIDTPAPTQPAETTPEKDTQKS; encoded by the coding sequence ATGTTTGATATTGGTTTTCTAGAACTTATGGTCATACTGGTAATTGCATTACTAGTTATTGGCCCTGAACGCATGCCTGAAGTCGCTCGTAAAATCGGCACATTCATGGGTAAGATGCGCCGCTTCATTAACTCTGTTAAAGAGGAAGGACAAGTTCAAGATACCTTACGTGAAATCAAGCAGTCTATGGATATTGAAGAAGAGAAAAAGCAAATGGATAACATCAGCAAAGAGTTAGAGCAAGGTCTCAACTTTGGTGATGTCAATTTAGATGACTTTCAGCGACCAACCTTCGGCGGTGAAGCACCGCCAGAGAGTGGTAGTAGTCAGTTTAATAAAGCGCCATCTCAACCCTCTTCTCCTACAAAGCCAGTTGAACAAGCAGAACAACAAGCGACAAATAAAACACCAATAGAACCTTTAGCTGTTTCCTCTGAGACGCCTGAATCTATTGATACTCCTGCACCTACTCAACCTGCTGAAACGACTCCTGAAAAAGACACTCAAAAAAGTTAA
- the tatC gene encoding twin-arginine translocase subunit TatC, whose translation MSNAALPPNDQEMTLVQHLLDLKTSLTRSILAIIVFFIILFPFANEIYTYISEPLTRYLPEGTSMIATAVASPFLTPFKLSFVLAIYLAMPYLLYQLWRFIAPALYKHERQLVAPLLFFSSFLFYAGGLFAYYVVFPLVFGFLSQSAPDGVTIATDISLYLDFVIKMFFAFGMAFEVPIVTILLIVSGMTKPEKLSHARPYIVVGAFVIGMLLTPPDIISQTLLAVPMWLLFELGLIIGAYIIKRRGINSIDGNDDEPDTNTSTQTKTTETKQNSTDNGHVNETPEYDFDDRYADQVDDDLDWDAEFDNIDSEMLQLERDYEARQKAEKEKSDKANDDNNSDDTSKKDSTEDDSTQKSSQDSSVTKNKSSDNS comes from the coding sequence ATGAGCAACGCCGCGCTGCCTCCTAATGATCAAGAAATGACTTTAGTCCAACACTTATTGGACTTAAAGACGAGTCTTACTCGCAGTATCTTGGCAATTATTGTCTTTTTTATCATTCTGTTTCCTTTCGCAAATGAAATCTATACCTATATTTCAGAACCACTGACACGCTATTTGCCTGAAGGCACAAGCATGATTGCTACAGCAGTAGCATCGCCGTTTTTAACGCCATTCAAATTAAGTTTTGTATTAGCCATTTATTTGGCCATGCCATATTTGCTATATCAACTATGGCGCTTTATTGCCCCGGCCTTATACAAGCATGAACGACAGCTAGTTGCTCCACTTCTGTTCTTTAGCTCATTCTTATTTTATGCTGGCGGATTATTTGCCTACTATGTAGTTTTTCCACTGGTATTCGGATTCTTATCTCAATCTGCTCCTGACGGCGTAACCATTGCAACAGACATCTCTCTTTACCTAGACTTCGTAATTAAGATGTTTTTTGCCTTTGGTATGGCCTTTGAAGTTCCAATTGTCACCATACTATTGATTGTCAGTGGCATGACTAAACCTGAAAAACTAAGCCATGCACGCCCATACATCGTGGTTGGCGCATTCGTTATCGGAATGCTATTAACACCACCAGATATTATCTCTCAAACACTACTAGCTGTACCAATGTGGCTATTATTTGAATTAGGTTTAATTATTGGTGCCTATATCATCAAACGTCGCGGTATAAACAGCATTGACGGTAACGATGATGAGCCTGATACAAATACATCAACGCAAACAAAAACAACTGAAACGAAACAAAATAGTACTGATAACGGTCATGTAAATGAAACCCCTGAATATGACTTTGATGACCGTTACGCTGATCAAGTAGATGATGACTTAGATTGGGATGCAGAATTTGATAATATTGATTCTGAAATGCTACAACTTGAGAGAGACTACGAAGCGCGTCAAAAAGCTGAAAAAGAGAAATCAGATAAAGCCAATGATGATAACAATAGCGACGATACATCTAAGAAAGACTCAACAGAAGATGATTCAACTCAAAAATCTTCTCAAGATAGTTCAGTCACTAAAAACAAATCTAGCGATAATTCATAG
- a CDS encoding cbb3-type cytochrome c oxidase subunit 3, which produces MSTLESYFTTDWASLTTQDWAGLIITVLVFLGMLITFAMALRPSKRKEMEEQKYKILNDDD; this is translated from the coding sequence GTGAGTACTTTAGAGAGTTATTTTACTACTGACTGGGCGTCATTGACGACCCAGGATTGGGCAGGTCTAATCATTACTGTTTTGGTATTTCTTGGTATGCTCATTACTTTTGCTATGGCATTACGTCCTAGTAAGCGTAAAGAGATGGAAGAGCAGAAATACAAAATATTAAATGATGATGACTAG
- the hisB gene encoding imidazoleglycerol-phosphate dehydratase HisB — MRTANVERDTLETQITISVNLDGEGTAKLDTGVPFFEHMLDQIARHGMIDLDIKANGDTHIDDHHTVEDIGITLGQAINKAVGDKKGITRYGHAYVPLDEALSRVVIDLSGRPGLVFNADFTREKIGNFETELVFEFFQGFVNHANATLHIDCLRGHNSHHQAETIFKAFGRALRMALSQDERMAGKMPSTKGSL; from the coding sequence ATGCGCACTGCAAACGTTGAACGCGATACGCTAGAAACTCAAATTACCATTTCCGTAAACCTAGATGGCGAAGGAACAGCCAAACTGGATACGGGAGTGCCATTCTTTGAACATATGCTTGACCAAATAGCACGTCATGGCATGATTGACCTTGATATTAAAGCCAATGGCGACACTCACATTGATGACCACCATACTGTTGAAGATATCGGTATCACGCTTGGGCAAGCAATTAATAAAGCGGTTGGCGACAAAAAAGGCATTACTCGTTACGGGCATGCGTATGTACCTTTAGATGAGGCATTATCGCGTGTTGTTATCGATTTATCAGGTCGACCAGGCCTGGTTTTTAACGCTGATTTCACTCGTGAAAAAATTGGTAATTTTGAGACAGAGCTCGTTTTTGAATTCTTTCAGGGATTTGTAAATCACGCTAACGCAACTTTACATATCGACTGCCTAAGAGGCCATAACTCTCACCACCAAGCAGAAACTATTTTCAAAGCTTTTGGTCGCGCACTCCGCATGGCTCTTAGTCAAGATGAGCGCATGGCTGGCAAAATGCCCTCTACCAAAGGAAGCTTGTAA
- a CDS encoding NfeD family protein — MNELNSDFVLWISIGALVLSIVALIGFGWKATRGMEGLEKDEHKND, encoded by the coding sequence ATGAATGAATTAAACAGTGATTTTGTACTTTGGATTTCTATTGGTGCACTTGTATTAAGTATTGTGGCACTTATTGGATTTGGTTGGAAAGCAACACGTGGTATGGAAGGTCTAGAAAAAGACGAACATAAAAACGATTAA